The nucleotide window CTTGTACGGAGGCGTGACGGCCACCCAATCCTTTTTCACGGCGTACTGTAGTAGCTCCGACTTGGGAATATTGGGCAGGTCGAACAGCTCGAAGAACCGATAAATCAGGGCGATCGGTTTTTCGCGGTCGCCGTCGAGGAGGCGGAGCCCCCCTTCCGTGAACCGGACGTCACGCGGTTCCACGCAGTGAGTCTCGACCCCACGGCCGGAGAGTTGCGCCGCCATCCAGGCCATTTCCGGCCGATAGTCCTTGGCTTCATCCGACACCACGATGGCCGTGCATCCTTCACGGGAACCGCGAAGATGCGCCAGCATCGCGGCAAAACCGCTGATCATCCCCTCTCGTCCGCCGATTATTTGACTCGGGGCCAGGGGCGGCGCGGAAGAGGGGATATCCGTATAGACATGGCTCAGAGCGGCGGTGAGCCCGATGCCGCCCGGCACCGAATCGAGCTCGGTAATGACCATCCCGTCGGAGGTCGGAATCACATCCGGGCGGATCACGGCGGGCAGCAGGTTGCGAAACCGCTTCATGCGACTGTAAGTGACGAGCCCTTCGGGTTTTCCGTGGTCCAAGGCTTCGGCGACCCAGGAGGGCTGCAGGCCTCGGACACTCTCCGTGTACAGTCGGTTGAGCGCGCGATAGAACGACAGCAGATGGAGACCCAAGCGGTGGAAGAAGACTGTCTGTTCGGCCGACAGGAGGAACGGAGTCGTCCCGATCCGCCAGGAGTTCACCGCGGTGTCAGGTACCGCCGCAGTCGAGGTTCCGGCAGTCGCGGTGAACAACCCCGCGTCCACCAGTGCATCCCGAATGGCGGAACAGCGATACAGGAGATTGGAGGTAGTCAAATGAACAGGAGCGATGTTCGTAACAATCGACCAACGTCAATGATCGTAGCACGCGCCCTATGATCGTACAAGGGGACCGGGAACGATCGTGGGCGGGGACGCGGGGGTCGCCATGCGCACGCAGTTCTTGCCCGCCCGCTTGGCCGCGTACACGGCGGCGTCCGCGGCGTTGACGAGGTCGGTGGGGATGTCCGCATGAACGGGAAAGGATGCGACACCGACGCTGCAGGTGAGAGAAAACGAGGGTGCCGTCAGGGCGGAGAGTTCCGGCAACATCGTGAGCGTGGTCACGCGATGGCGGAGTCGTTCGGCCGCGGTGAGCGCTCCGTCCATCGACGTGTCGGGAAGAATCAGGGCGAACTCTTCGCCGCCGTACCGCGCCGCGAAGTCGCTGGCGCGCGCGATTCCACGGCTGGTGCCCTGTTGACTGTCCAACAGCCAGCCGATTTCCCGGAGTACTTGGTCGCCCGTGGTGTGTCCATACATGTCGTTGATCTGTTTAAAATTGTCGAGATCGACGAACAGCAGCGAGAGGGGACGCATCGACCGGAGCGCGAGCGCGCACAAATGAACCAGCGTCTGTTCGAAGTGCGAATGGTTGTACAGGCCGGTGAGGCTGTCTCGCACGGACTGATCTTGCAGGAGCTGATTTGCCTGGATCAGATCCCGATTGGTCGCCGACAGTTTCGTGACGAGACGTTCGGTCTCCTGCTGCTGCCGCTTGAGGGCGGTGATGTCGGTGATCGTTTCGATGATATGGGTCGCTCCGGACGTCGTTTCGACTCTGGCCCATTGCATCAGGAGATGTTCATCGTTCGGCAGCGGCACTTCACTGGAGGACAACCGTCCGGTTTCGACTGCTTCCGGCATCCGGCAGAAGCTGCATGGTGTGGCACAGCCGGCGATCTTTTCGTGGCAGCTTGCATTCGAGATGTCTCCGAACTTGGTCCGCGAACGATCGTTCTGAAACACGACTGTATGGGTGAGCGGGTCAATCACCGTCACAATAAAGGGGTGCGAGTTGAGCAACAGCTGTGAATCGTATTGAGGTGGAGTGGGTGATTCGGCCATGATGTTGAGCGGCGGCAGAACGATTGGATTCTGCTGCAGTATCCCACCGATGGCACAGAGGTCAAGGAATTGTCGGTTTTTCATGCGGCTGCGCTTCGAAACCCATATCCTTGTAGTCGCTCCTCAAGAACGGTGCTAGAATGAGCGAAAAATCAAGGAGTTCCTCGATGGCGGTGCCGACCGCGCAGAGCCTGTCTCCTTCCAAGCCGACCCGCTCCGTTCCGCAGTTGGTTCCCAGCAGCACCTGCCTCCGATGCGACGTGTGCTGTCGGTTTCCTGACCCGGACAGCCCGCTCCGGCCGTACTTTACGGCCGAAGAAGTCACCCGGGCGGTGGCCGGAGGTGTGGATGCCGGCCGGTTTCCCTCCCAGCAGGGAAGTCAGATCACCCTGGTCCCCGACGAGGAGGGCGATGGATTCCACTGCCCCGCCTTCGACTCCGCCAGTGCCCGCTGTCTCATTTACGACCAGAGACCCTTTGATTGCCGACTCTATCCCCTGGCGTTGATGTGGAGTGAAGGGCACGACCAAGTGGTGCTGGGATGGGACAGCAAGTGTCCCTTCATGCGAGAGCAGGTTCCGGACTCCATTCGGCGACATGCCGATCAGACGACGGCCCGACTCAATGACCCGGACCTGCTCAAGACAGTCGTGGATCATCCCAGGCTGATCGGGCGCTTCCAGCCGGATGTCGTAGAATTGTCGAGGCTGCCGGCGTTGACTCACGCCGTACAGGCGCGCTGGGGGACGGTGGCGTTGCACCGGCTCACCCTCGAGGATGTCCCGAGAGTGACGGAAGCATTGGACGCTTCCGGACTCACCGACGCGCAGGGCCTGGCCGCGCACTCCGTGCCCTCCGTCTACCTGTGCACGACTCTGCTGAGTTATTGGTGGGCGGAACTGTACGGCGCCTTCTGTCTCTTCGCCGAATCGGCGGACGGCTGGTTCATGCCCCTTCCTCCTCTGGGGGGCGGATCGATCCAGGAGTCGATCGGCGCAGCCTTCGATCTGATGCGCCGCAGAAACGGGGCCGACTCACCGGTCCACCGGATCGACAACGTTTCCCCTGCGCTGGCTGCTCGACTGGAAGTCTTGGGGTATCGACTCGAAGCTGGAGACGGTGATTATCTGTACCGGGCGGGAGATCTGGCCGCGCTTTCCGGTGACCGGTTCAAATCGCAACGCGCGCTCTGCAACAAGGTCGAGCGGTCGGGCCAGGTGCGGGTGGCTCCGTATGCGCTTCGGGACCGCACGGAATGCCGCCGGTTGCTCCAGCGATGGCGAGAACAGAAACAGGCGGGTGTACTCGACCCATTCGGGCGGCTGTTGCTGGAAGACGCCGCCTCAACGCACGAGATCGCCTGGTCTCATTTCTCGGACTTGGGCTTAAGCGGAACCGTGGTGCGCGTCGAGGGGGAGATCCGGGCCTATACATTCGGCTGCTGGCTGACGCCCGCCACCTGGTGCGTGCTGCTGGAAGTCGCGGACCGCGCGATTTCCGGTCTCGCCCAGTACCTGTTTCGAGAGACCTGCCGTGAGGCGGTGGCCCGCGGGGCGGGATTCATCAACACCATGGACGGGGCCGGCCTGTCGGGATTGAGTCGATCCAAGGACTCGTATCACCCGATCATGCGGGTCCGACAGTACAGGCTTCTCGAGGACCGTCGTAGCTGACGATGCCGAATTTTCAAACACCGCTCATCTCGCAACGCTATCGATGGCTGCCGCTGTCCATCGTCCTGCTCACGTTTGTGGCGTCGGGAGTGGGTGTCGTGCTGCTGCGCCATGTGGAACATCGTCTTGTCGCGGCGGCCGGTGAAGATCTGATGGTGGCCGCCGCCGAAGCCTCCGATAAGCTCGATCGCCTGTTGTTCGAACGGCGTGGTGACGTCCAACTGCTGGCCCGGGCGTTTTCGCTCAGTCCGTTCGATTCTGCCTACCTCACCGGCTATCTGGGATGGATGAAGTCGACCTACGCCCCGGTCTACCACTGGATGGGCGTCACGGACGACCAGGGAGTCGTTGTGGCGTCGACGGATCCTGCCCTGCGCGGAAAGAGCCAGGCGTCGACCGCATGGTTCCAAGAAGTCCGGGCCACGAAGAAATTGTTGATCCAGGACGTCGCAGTGCACGAAGCGGACCAGGGGATTGAAACCGTCGCGTTCACCGCTCCGATTCTGGATTCCGAAGGCGCGTTCCTGGGGGCCGTGACGACGCGGGTCGCGGTTCCCGTTCTTGAAGAAGTGACGATGCGGACCGCACGGTCGCTCGAAACGCGGCAGGAATTTGCAGGTCCCGTGTCCTACCAGATGGTGACGGGCAGCGGAGTGGTGTTTGCTGATTCCGATCTCCTGCACAAGAGTCCCCAAGATCTCGGCCAGATTCGTCCGCCATCCACGGCCGCCAGCAAGGCAGGCGGCCCGGGCTTTGTGGAAGAAGAGTACCGTGGCGTCCCCGTGGTGACGGGCTATGCGCAGACCAAGGGGTTCGGCGACATCCCCGCACTGGGCTGGCATGTGTTGGTGCGCATGGAGCAGGATCGGATTTTCGATCCGATCCGATCGATCCTATGGAAGGTCGGGATCTCCGGCGCCGCCGTGTGGCTGCCCATGCTGTTTATGGTCCTCTGGTCGACGTCCAAATTGCGCAAAGAGTATCAGCAGGCGCAGCAGGAAAGCGCCTGGGCGCGGGCGGCCGAGGCGGCCCTGTTGCAGAGCCAGGAACGGAACCGCGCCATCGTGGATACGGCGCTGGACGGCGTCGTGACGATCGATTCACGCGGCATCGTCACCGACTGGAACGCGCAAGCGGCCGCGATTTTCGGATGGGGACGCGACGAAGCGCTGGGGCGTCTCCTGGGCGAAGTGATCATTCCGCCGCGGGATCGCGAGGCCCACGAGCGCGGACTCCGCCACTATTTGGCCAGCGGTGAAAGCCACATCCTCAATAAGCGTGTCGAGGTGCTGGCGCTCCATCGTTCGGGTCGAGAGTTCCCGGTCGAGCTGTCGATCTCTCCGGTACGGATCGGGGATACGTTCTTCTTCAGCGCCTTCGCCCGGGACATCACCGAGCGTCGAGAAGCGGAGACGAAGCTTCGGGAGAGCGAAGTCCGCTACCGGTCGGTCGTGAATGCGCTGGATGAAGGCGTGCTCGTCATCGACGATCAAGGTGTGCTCCGCACAGGGAATGCCAGCGCGGAGCGGATCCTGGGCATGCCCTTGGCAGAACTCATGAAGCGGCCGCTTGACGATCCGATGTGGAAGACCATCTACGAAGACGGACGGCCGTTTCCTCCTGAGCACCACCCCGTGGCGGTGACGCTGCGGAGCGGAGCGTCCTGTTCCGGCGTAGTCATGGGTTTCTACAAGGCCGACGGAGAGGTGAGATGGCTGGAGGTGAATTCCCGGCCGGTAGGATTGAAGGGACAGGGAGCGCCCGCCCTCGCGGTCGTTTCATTCTCCGATATCACCATGAGGAAACGTGCGGAAGAGCGTCTGACGGTCCAGTATTCAGTCACGAGGGTGCTCGCGGAATCCCGCACGTTGGAAGAAGCCGTGCCCAAGATCGTTCAGGCGGTGGGGCAGAATCTGGAATGGGACTACGGGGTTTTCTGGCGGGTCGACAAGGCGGAGGGGGCGTTGCGATGCATCGATCAATGGCCGCACCCGTCGATCGGGTTCGAGGCGTTTTCGGCGGTCACCTGGACGAGTCTCGTCAAGTCCGGAGAGGGGCTTCCGGGACGCATCTGGGCCACCGAACGGCCGGCTTGGGTCACCGACGTCACGGTGGACGAGCAATCGCCGTACGCCGAGCAGGCGCGGGCGGCCGGACTCCACGGCGCCTTCGGTTTTCCGGTCCGCGTCGGAACCGAGGTCGAAGGGGTCATTGAACTGTTCAGCCGACAGGTTCGGCCGCCGGACGACGAACTGCTGAAAATGATCGACGACATCTGTCTGAAGATCGGCCAGCTCGGCGAGCGGACGAGGACGGAGGACGCGTTGCGCCAGACCGAGGCGCAATTGCAGCAGGCGCAAAAAATGGAAGCCGTCGGACGGTTGGCAGGAGGGGTGGCGCACGACTTCAACAATCTCCTGACCGTCATCCGAGGTTACAGCGAATTGCTGCTCGCGCGTCTGCGGCCGGGTGATTCCATGCGCAAAGACATGGAAGAAGTGAAGAAGGCGGCCGATCGCGCCTCGGGATTGACGCGGCAGTTGCTGGCGTTCAGCCGCCGGCAGTTCATCGCTCCCAAGCTCGTCGATCTGAACGCGCTCGTCGCCAACATGGACGGCATGCTGCGCCGCTTGCTCGGTGAGGACATCATCGATCTCTGCGCCGAGCTTGCGCCGAACATCGGCGCGATCCGGGCCGATCCCGGGCAGATGGAGCAGGTCATCATGAACCTCGCGGTCAACGCGAGGGATGCCATGCCGAAGGGCGGCCGGCTGACCATCGAGACGTGCAACGTCACGATCGGGAAAGGGTCGCGCAAGAATGCCGTCGGCGTGGAGCCGGGCGCCTATGTTCAGTTGACGGTACGCGATACGGGGCACGGCATGGACGCCGAAACCCGCTCACACTTGTTTGAGCCCTTCTTTACCACCAAGGAAAAGGGCAAGGGCACAGGGCTGGGATTGTCGACGGTGTACGGCATCGTCAGACAGAGCAACGGGACCATCGCCGTGGAGAGCGTGCCCGGACAAGGCACCGTGTTCAAGATCTACTTTCCTCTGGTCGCGGAGGACCGGCCGGGAGCAAGCGGATCCGGCGAGACCGTCGATCCGGCACACGGCCGGGAGACCATCTTATTGGTCGAAGATGAGCCGGCGGTCCGTGGCCTGGTCCATGAAACCCTCCGCCTGCACGGCTACACGGTGCTCGAGGCTCGTCACGGCATCGAAGCGCTGATGACCGTCGCTAAACACACGGGTCCCATCCATTTGTTGTTGACGGATGTGGTCATGCCTCAGATGAGCGGACCGGAAGTCGCCGAAAAGCTTCGCGGCCTTCGTCCGGAAACCAAAGTGCTCTATATGTCCGGATATCCCGATCATCCGGTGTTCGAGCAAGGCGGGGTCTCGCGCGAAACGTCCTTCCTTCCCAAGCCCTTTACCCCGGTCGGCTTGGCCAGGAAGGTGCGGGAGGTCCTCGACGGCGTGAATGCGTGACCGCACCTCCGTTCGCGGCGCGCCTTCTTCCCTTGATCTTCAGCCGCGGTTCCGTTTATCGTGCCCGTCAAGGATTCAATGGGGAACGGCGTGACCGAACCGGCGCATGAGATCGACATTGGGCGCTACCGCGTCGCCCAGGAACCGTACTACGCGAACGTCCGAGGCGAGGTGCAGCTCTTTCTGACGGCCGCCAAGTGCCGCATGCCCGTCATGCTCAAAGGACCGACCGGATGCGGCAAGACGCGGTTCGTCCAGCACATGGCCTACCGGTTGAATCGGCCTCTCATCACGGTGGCCTGTCATGAGGATCTCACCGCCTCCGATCTGGTGGGTCGCTATCTGCTGAAAGGACAGGAGACCGTCTGGGTGGACGGTCCGCTCACGCTCGGGGTCAAGCACGGGGCCATCGTCTATCTTGACGAGGTGGTCGAGGCACGAAAGGACACCACGGTCATCATCCATCCGCTCAGCGACGATCGGCGGCTTCTGCCGATTGAGAAGAAAGGCCAGGTCATCGAGGCCGCGGAGGAATTCCTGCTCGTCATTTCCTACAATCCCGGCTATCAAAGCGTGCTCAAGGATCTCAA belongs to Nitrospira sp. and includes:
- a CDS encoding PAS domain S-box protein, coding for MPNFQTPLISQRYRWLPLSIVLLTFVASGVGVVLLRHVEHRLVAAAGEDLMVAAAEASDKLDRLLFERRGDVQLLARAFSLSPFDSAYLTGYLGWMKSTYAPVYHWMGVTDDQGVVVASTDPALRGKSQASTAWFQEVRATKKLLIQDVAVHEADQGIETVAFTAPILDSEGAFLGAVTTRVAVPVLEEVTMRTARSLETRQEFAGPVSYQMVTGSGVVFADSDLLHKSPQDLGQIRPPSTAASKAGGPGFVEEEYRGVPVVTGYAQTKGFGDIPALGWHVLVRMEQDRIFDPIRSILWKVGISGAAVWLPMLFMVLWSTSKLRKEYQQAQQESAWARAAEAALLQSQERNRAIVDTALDGVVTIDSRGIVTDWNAQAAAIFGWGRDEALGRLLGEVIIPPRDREAHERGLRHYLASGESHILNKRVEVLALHRSGREFPVELSISPVRIGDTFFFSAFARDITERREAETKLRESEVRYRSVVNALDEGVLVIDDQGVLRTGNASAERILGMPLAELMKRPLDDPMWKTIYEDGRPFPPEHHPVAVTLRSGASCSGVVMGFYKADGEVRWLEVNSRPVGLKGQGAPALAVVSFSDITMRKRAEERLTVQYSVTRVLAESRTLEEAVPKIVQAVGQNLEWDYGVFWRVDKAEGALRCIDQWPHPSIGFEAFSAVTWTSLVKSGEGLPGRIWATERPAWVTDVTVDEQSPYAEQARAAGLHGAFGFPVRVGTEVEGVIELFSRQVRPPDDELLKMIDDICLKIGQLGERTRTEDALRQTEAQLQQAQKMEAVGRLAGGVAHDFNNLLTVIRGYSELLLARLRPGDSMRKDMEEVKKAADRASGLTRQLLAFSRRQFIAPKLVDLNALVANMDGMLRRLLGEDIIDLCAELAPNIGAIRADPGQMEQVIMNLAVNARDAMPKGGRLTIETCNVTIGKGSRKNAVGVEPGAYVQLTVRDTGHGMDAETRSHLFEPFFTTKEKGKGTGLGLSTVYGIVRQSNGTIAVESVPGQGTVFKIYFPLVAEDRPGASGSGETVDPAHGRETILLVEDEPAVRGLVHETLRLHGYTVLEARHGIEALMTVAKHTGPIHLLLTDVVMPQMSGPEVAEKLRGLRPETKVLYMSGYPDHPVFEQGGVSRETSFLPKPFTPVGLARKVREVLDGVNA
- a CDS encoding CbbQ/NirQ/NorQ/GpvN family protein; translation: MGNGVTEPAHEIDIGRYRVAQEPYYANVRGEVQLFLTAAKCRMPVMLKGPTGCGKTRFVQHMAYRLNRPLITVACHEDLTASDLVGRYLLKGQETVWVDGPLTLGVKHGAIVYLDEVVEARKDTTVIIHPLSDDRRLLPIEKKGQVIEAAEEFLLVISYNPGYQSVLKDLKPSTKQRFMAIEFDYPAAEVEMEIVRREAGVDSEVAGKLVKLGAKVRNLKNHGLEEGVSTRLLIYAATLIREGIPVGQACDVAVARPVTDDPDMQRSILELVKAIF
- a CDS encoding GGDEF domain-containing protein; the protein is MKNRQFLDLCAIGGILQQNPIVLPPLNIMAESPTPPQYDSQLLLNSHPFIVTVIDPLTHTVVFQNDRSRTKFGDISNASCHEKIAGCATPCSFCRMPEAVETGRLSSSEVPLPNDEHLLMQWARVETTSGATHIIETITDITALKRQQQETERLVTKLSATNRDLIQANQLLQDQSVRDSLTGLYNHSHFEQTLVHLCALALRSMRPLSLLFVDLDNFKQINDMYGHTTGDQVLREIGWLLDSQQGTSRGIARASDFAARYGGEEFALILPDTSMDGALTAAERLRHRVTTLTMLPELSALTAPSFSLTCSVGVASFPVHADIPTDLVNAADAAVYAAKRAGKNCVRMATPASPPTIVPGPLVRS
- a CDS encoding phosphatidylglycerol lysyltransferase domain-containing protein codes for the protein MAVPTAQSLSPSKPTRSVPQLVPSSTCLRCDVCCRFPDPDSPLRPYFTAEEVTRAVAGGVDAGRFPSQQGSQITLVPDEEGDGFHCPAFDSASARCLIYDQRPFDCRLYPLALMWSEGHDQVVLGWDSKCPFMREQVPDSIRRHADQTTARLNDPDLLKTVVDHPRLIGRFQPDVVELSRLPALTHAVQARWGTVALHRLTLEDVPRVTEALDASGLTDAQGLAAHSVPSVYLCTTLLSYWWAELYGAFCLFAESADGWFMPLPPLGGGSIQESIGAAFDLMRRRNGADSPVHRIDNVSPALAARLEVLGYRLEAGDGDYLYRAGDLAALSGDRFKSQRALCNKVERSGQVRVAPYALRDRTECRRLLQRWREQKQAGVLDPFGRLLLEDAASTHEIAWSHFSDLGLSGTVVRVEGEIRAYTFGCWLTPATWCVLLEVADRAISGLAQYLFRETCREAVARGAGFINTMDGAGLSGLSRSKDSYHPIMRVRQYRLLEDRRS